Genomic DNA from Nitrosospira lacus:
TGCCTCAGTTCGCAGAAGCTGTTCGGAATATCGCTGTCTTTTATGACGGCGTCGTTGTGCCCGGCGCGATCCTTCTTCTTGTCTCAGGGACGTGGATGATTATCGAGTTTTTTGATGGATGGAGTTTCGTCAAAATACCGTGGTTGGCTGGAATGGTATTTCTCTTTGCCTTCGAGTTTATTGAGGGAAATACCATAACCAGGCTCTATTTCATGCGGTTACGTCGGCTAACGGGCGATGCGTTGAAAGCAGGCGTTTTCACACCGGCGCTTGAGCAAGCACGGGCGGAGAACTTGCCTACATTCACGCATTTCCTTGATCTCCCACTGCTATTTTTGATCGTAGCTCTCGGCGTCATAAAGCCGGATACATGGGCGCTATTTATCTCTGGATCTGTGATAGCCGTCTTGGCTGCAAGCATTCTTACGCTTTACATTCCGAGGCTCTACCGGAGTATGGAGGAGAGCAAAAGTGAGTGATGAAATCCCTATGGAGGTCAAGATGTGTTCCAGTGCCAGATCCAATCCACCGAGAGCGGTCTCGTGGCCACACCCCTTCCGCAAGATTGCCGTTCCAGGATCTGCGTAACGGAGCTAACGCCGGGGCTATCTCCATCAGGAGTAGCCCCTTGATGGACCAACGCAGGGCGCGAGTGCCCAGGCCGGCTGGTAGTAATGCTTGTCATTCGGTTCGACAATCGCAATCCTGAGCGATGATCGTTTGCGAAGAAGACTTGCTGTGACGTCAATACCCGCCGAACCCCCGCCCACCACGACGACATCGAAGGCGTCGCTCCAAATCGAACATCGGACTATGGGTGCTGCTTTTTGCCGCAATAAACGCTATATAGCGTCTGCATGATTTGAACTACTTCAACACTGACCAAACTATAGATAATGTATTTCCCCTTCCGCTCGGTGGTGACGAGCCCTTCATCCCGCAGCACCGTCAACTGCTGCGAAAGCGTTGGTTGCCGAATACCCAACTGCTCTTCCAATTCACCGACATTTCTGGCGCCTTGAATGAGCTGACATAAAATGAGCAGCCTGTCTTCGTTCGCCAATACCTTCAGCATCGCGCATGCCAGGAATGCGGATGCCCGCATGGCCGGGATACTCAGGAAATCTGATTCCAATTTCACCATTGACCTCTCTCAAACCCAGTCTTGCAATGCCACAACAATTAAAGCCCCATCCAGACCCAAGGAGTTACTTCTTAACATATCCCGCCTCATCATGACTTGGCGGACGGCCTGATACCGTGCTTGCAATATCATTATGCGGGTTCCGCATTCCAAAAAAACCGATAAACCGGTGTCTCTCCAGAATTTCAAAAATTCCCATTCCCAGCAGCATGGCGGCAACAAATACCATGCCTTTGACACTGCCGCTCCCAACGAGAACCAGGGCAGGACCCGGACATATCCCTGCCATGCCCCAGCCCATACCAAATGCGAGACTCCCCAGTACCAGCCTTTTATCGATTACGCGCGAAGTGGGCAGGTTGATGGGAAATCCCAGGTAACTGCGGTCACGCTTGCCGGCCATGGCGAACGCCACCGAACCGACGCCAATGGCCCCCGCCATCACCAGCGCGAGGGAGGGATCCCACGCTCCCGCGACATCGAGAAATGCCAGGACTTTGCCAGGGTTTGCCATTCCTGCAAGAATCAACCCCAACCCAAAAATCAGACCCGATACCCATGCCGTGATGTTGATCATTTTGACGTCCCTCCAGTTCTATATCTGAAAAACGTGCCGAATCACATACACCGTGGCAAAACCCGTTCCCATAAAAACCAGGGTTGCGATCATGGAGCGCGGCGACAAGCGCGATAACCCGCAGACGCCATGTCCACTGGTGCAACCGGAACCGTAACGCGTACCCAGCCCCACCACTAACCCGGCGATTCCCATCACCGCGTAGCTGCCGTCAATGCGGACGGCGGGCAGAGCAGCGAACAATTGCCAAACCAGCGGCGCGACGACGAGGCCTGAAATAAAAGCAACACGCCAACCCATGTCGTCCTTCTGCCCCTTGAGCACCCCCCCCACGATGCCGGAAATCCCCGCGATCCGTCCATTCATGAGTACCAGTAATGCTACCGCCATACCGATGACCGCGCCCCCTCCCAGCGCAGACCATGGCGTGAACTGACTCCAATTGATTAACATTCATGCCTCCTCTTGCGATCCGTTAAAAACCAATCCTTCATGGAATCTATCATTATATTGATACATAATATATCATTATACATACTATTGCCAACATGCAGGACATGGGGATAAGATGCGATTGATCAATCGCAAGTGAGAGAAACATCAGATGGAATCAAATCAAGGTTTTTTTGATCCCCGCGACATGGACAATGAGCTACATCGGGGCACACCCGGCGGCCAGATGCTTTTGCAGCCGATTTCCATTAAGTCTGGCTGACTGCTGGCTGTTGAGCCGTTTTGATCTACCCTATCACCAGCACATCGCAGCCTGCATCCTGTATCACGCGCGTTGTGACACCGCCAGGTAGCATCTCGTCCCGTTCGGAGCGGCCGTGCTTGCCAACGACGATCAGGTCGGGCGCAAGCGATTCTATTTTTCCCCGGATTACGGCATGAGCATGGCCGCGCTCTATAATGCCGGACACCAAACCACTCGACGCCCCCAGTTCCGCTATGAATTGCTGCATCTCTCCGTTCTTCCGGGTTTTAATTTCAGCCTCGTAAATTTGCATCAATTTATCGTCCACGCCAGCGGAATGCAGGCTGGCTTCGAATGGCACCTCAAACGCATGCAAAACAGTAATATGCGCATGTGGAGCAATGTTCATGGCAAACCTTGCCGCCTGCCGGGAAGATTCGGAGAAGTCCACCGCTACCAGTATATTCCTGTACATGACCTCGGGTTCGCGTTTCACAATCAACAGCGGCCGAGTCAGCTTGCGCAGTACTTTATCGACGGTGGAACCGATAAACAGATCACGTACGAAACCGCCACCGTGAGCCCCCAGCACAACCAGGCCGACACCCAGCAATTCAGCGTAATGAACAATCTCGGTATAAGCGCGCCCCACATTCAGTGTCGTTGTAATAACCTGAATCCCGTATTTATCAGAAAGCTTATGTTCGATTTCAGCCAACTGCGTGCGTGACGATTCCATCAATCGCTGCTCTGTATCCAGTGGAGTCGGGTCTAGATGACGCAGCGCTTCCAGCGCAAGATTATCGATGACATGTAGCAAGTGCAGTGATTCGCAGCGCAATTCCCGAGCCAGCAGGGCGGCCCGTGCTTCGGCGCGACTCGCAAACGGGGACATGTCCGTAGCGGCCACTATTCGCTTTATTGGAAACACAGCGAGTCTCCTTCTAGAAAGGTTTCAGGAATCGGATTAACTTACATGAAAATTCCGCATCATGCCCAAATCTTCATGCTCCAGATTATGACAGTGATAAAGAAACAGGCCGGTGTAATCTTCGAACGGCTTGATGATGTCGATTTCCTCGCCCGGCATGACTAATACCGTGTCTTTCCAGCCGTTGTTGATGAAACCTTCCCGGACTGTGGCATAACCGCCGGCATCCTGCTCCTTCAAGGTGCGCGAGATAACCCGGAACTGCTGACCATGCAGATGAATCGGGTGCGGCATGGGCATCATCATGCCCATGCCGCCCATTCTTTCGCCCCCCATCCCTCCCATCCCCATGCCACCCCCCATCGACCCCTGGACATTGGAAATACGAACCTTCTGGATGGTATTGACAGGTATTCTTTCGATATCCATCACATCATCCATCTCGAACGACCGGCCATTCAGTTGGGGCGACATATGGCCCATGCTGGCGGCAATCGGGACAGGCCGGTCTGGATTCGATACATCATGTTCCATCAACTTGCGCATCTTGACGAGACTCTGCGGAAGCCGGGGGGAGTCACTGACTTTCGCGGCGATATGGAAGCGGGCGATCGGAAAGGATTCACCCTGGGCCGGTCCGCCACGCACCATGCCGCCACGGCCCCTGCCTCTCATCCCGCCGCCCATACCACCCATGCCGCCCCCCATGCTCATGCCGCCCATACCACCCATACGTGGCAGGTCATATTCGAGGCTGCGCAGCATCAGATCGCTTCCCGCCTCGCGTCCACTGAAGTCGACCCACAATTCGACGCGTTCGGCCGGTGCAAGCATGATATATGGATAGGTTCCAGGCGATTCCAGCAATCCGCCATCGGTCCCGATGGCGATGAGTGGCGTGCCATCATCCCAGCCAAGCTTGTAAATCCTCGAATTCGATCCATTGAACACGCGCAAACGATAGGCACGGGTCTTCACTGGAATGACGCTGTTTGCCTGTCCGTTGACCAGAATGGTATCCCCCAGGAAACCGCTCATCCTCTCATGCATGCCGAATATGTATTGCAATTGATTACCGGCGGTAAAGCGCCGGTCCTGGATTACGATGGGAATATCGTGCTCGCCATCGGGCAGACCCAGCTTACGTTCCTGCTCGTCGGTAATCGTGATCAACCCGGCTTGGCCGCGATAAACTTGCGTTGCGGTCATTTCGTGAGTGTGGGCATGGTACCAGTTTGTTCCGGCGGGATTCTTCACTTCAAACTCGTACACGTATCGTTCGCCTGGTTCGATCGCATACATGGGATGTCCGTCCATTTTCTGCGGCACATGCATACCGTGCCAATGCATGATCGACGGCTCGGGCAGTTGATTGTAAAAAAATATCCGGACTTTCTGGCCCTGCGCCAGATTCAGCGTCGGCCCCAGGTAGCCCGGCAGGATTTTCAAGGCTGCTTTAGGGCCCTTCAATACTTTGCCATCGTATTTGAAGACGCTTGTATGGGCGCCGGGCAGAATCGGAACCTCGGCTATTCGCGCGAAAAACTCCACTTCCACATCGGATTTGAAGGCGGAGCTCGGCTTGGTATCAAGAATGCGGCCGGCTTCGCCTCGCGCGAAACCGGGCAATGCGGCCGCCACTGTGCCGGCCAGGGCATAGTGCAGGAATTGCCGCCTTTTATAATCGTGATGTGTCATTATTTTCCCTCGCTTTTTTCACGGTAAGTAATCCATGTGTCAAACCCCGCAATAGCGGGCTGTTACTGATGATGCATAGGTTGACGGGAATGTCCCGGAACGGCGTGATGCGCATGATCGCTCAACTGGGCGTCAAACCACCGGTGAATCGCATTAATCAACTTTTGCGAATCGGTGGAGTAATCGATCTGTGCACCGTCCGGAAGCTCTGTGTACTTTATTTGGACTGCTTCAAGCCTCCATTCGCTGTTTTAGAAAAGATGGATGTGGTTTTTTCAAGATCGAATGGCATGACATGCGCGCCACGGTGCGCGACTTCATCAAGCCGCTTCTCGTCCGCCTTTTCCACCGCATGAGCCGGTATTATCGTGAACAAGCGAATAATAACGGTATCGTGAGCAAATTCATTGTTACCCCTTTTCTTCATAAGATCCCCGCTGGGCATCGAATAGACAAACGCCCTTCACGCAAATAAGAGATATATCGACAACAAAATTCCCACCATGGCGACCGATAAAGATAGAAATGACGAGAGCCACGGTATGGGCAGTTTGGGAAGATCCTCGGCCGGGAGCGAAGATATGTAAACCCGATGATTACGCAGGGCGCCAAGGATTACCGCGGAGCCGGTAAGCACAAGAGCTATGCCGAGCACGGCGGAGGGCCAATGAGCAGGGTGTAATTCTGCCGGAGCCGCAACTGAGATCGCCATGAGACTTAAAAACAGACCGAACCTGGCAACCACAAAACCGAGGGCCATTATCGTAAGTCCTGTGCGCACCCATGCCAGAAGCGTGCGCTCTGCGGCAAAGAAAACGCGCGGGTCCGACATTCCTTTCCGCTCTCCCCATTTTTGCAGGTTTACCCTTCACCCTGTGGATGAATGTTTTCACCCTGAATCCCCACCGGACTTCTGAATCCCGGATTCAGCAGGTTATATATATAATAATTATAGTATAGTAGGTTTTTGGTTTCCAACTGAGCCAAAGCTCGCTCCAGCCTGTGTACGAATGTGCTTGGGCCGTGAATAC
This window encodes:
- a CDS encoding YidH family protein; the protein is MSDPRVFFAAERTLLAWVRTGLTIMALGFVVARFGLFLSLMAISVAAPAELHPAHWPSAVLGIALVLTGSAVILGALRNHRVYISSLPAEDLPKLPIPWLSSFLSLSVAMVGILLSIYLLFA
- a CDS encoding YeeE/YedE family protein; the encoded protein is MLINWSQFTPWSALGGGAVIGMAVALLVLMNGRIAGISGIVGGVLKGQKDDMGWRVAFISGLVVAPLVWQLFAALPAVRIDGSYAVMGIAGLVVGLGTRYGSGCTSGHGVCGLSRLSPRSMIATLVFMGTGFATVYVIRHVFQI
- a CDS encoding YeeE/YedE family protein, with the protein product MINITAWVSGLIFGLGLILAGMANPGKVLAFLDVAGAWDPSLALVMAGAIGVGSVAFAMAGKRDRSYLGFPINLPTSRVIDKRLVLGSLAFGMGWGMAGICPGPALVLVGSGSVKGMVFVAAMLLGMGIFEILERHRFIGFFGMRNPHNDIASTVSGRPPSHDEAGYVKK
- a CDS encoding ArsR/SmtB family transcription factor: MVKLESDFLSIPAMRASAFLACAMLKVLANEDRLLILCQLIQGARNVGELEEQLGIRQPTLSQQLTVLRDEGLVTTERKGKYIIYSLVSVEVVQIMQTLYSVYCGKKQHP
- a CDS encoding universal stress protein gives rise to the protein MFPIKRIVAATDMSPFASRAEARAALLARELRCESLHLLHVIDNLALEALRHLDPTPLDTEQRLMESSRTQLAEIEHKLSDKYGIQVITTTLNVGRAYTEIVHYAELLGVGLVVLGAHGGGFVRDLFIGSTVDKVLRKLTRPLLIVKREPEVMYRNILVAVDFSESSRQAARFAMNIAPHAHITVLHAFEVPFEASLHSAGVDDKLMQIYEAEIKTRKNGEMQQFIAELGASSGLVSGIIERGHAHAVIRGKIESLAPDLIVVGKHGRSERDEMLPGGVTTRVIQDAGCDVLVIG
- a CDS encoding DUF2269 domain-containing protein; the encoded protein is MTYSLLKLAHVLGAILIGGGLIAVWLSDLRSRQLRELPQFAEAVRNIAVFYDGVVVPGAILLLVSGTWMIIEFFDGWSFVKIPWLAGMVFLFAFEFIEGNTITRLYFMRLRRLTGDALKAGVFTPALEQARAENLPTFTHFLDLPLLFLIVALGVIKPDTWALFISGSVIAVLAASILTLYIPRLYRSMEESKSE
- a CDS encoding multicopper oxidase family protein; its protein translation is MTHHDYKRRQFLHYALAGTVAAALPGFARGEAGRILDTKPSSAFKSDVEVEFFARIAEVPILPGAHTSVFKYDGKVLKGPKAALKILPGYLGPTLNLAQGQKVRIFFYNQLPEPSIMHWHGMHVPQKMDGHPMYAIEPGERYVYEFEVKNPAGTNWYHAHTHEMTATQVYRGQAGLITITDEQERKLGLPDGEHDIPIVIQDRRFTAGNQLQYIFGMHERMSGFLGDTILVNGQANSVIPVKTRAYRLRVFNGSNSRIYKLGWDDGTPLIAIGTDGGLLESPGTYPYIMLAPAERVELWVDFSGREAGSDLMLRSLEYDLPRMGGMGGMSMGGGMGGMGGGMRGRGRGGMVRGGPAQGESFPIARFHIAAKVSDSPRLPQSLVKMRKLMEHDVSNPDRPVPIAASMGHMSPQLNGRSFEMDDVMDIERIPVNTIQKVRISNVQGSMGGGMGMGGMGGERMGGMGMMMPMPHPIHLHGQQFRVISRTLKEQDAGGYATVREGFINNGWKDTVLVMPGEEIDIIKPFEDYTGLFLYHCHNLEHEDLGMMRNFHVS